CAGCGGTTCATCGAACGAGACTTCGGAGCGTATCTTGTTGTTGCGGCGCAGGAACATGAGAATCTCGTTCTCGATGCAGCGCGAGGCGTAGGTTGCCAGTTTGATTTTTTTCTCAGGGTCGAAGGTGTTGACCGCTTTGATCAAGCCGATCGTTCCGATCGAGACGAGGTCTTCGATGTTGATCCCGGTGTTTTCAAACTTGCGGGCGATGTAGACGACGAGGCGCAAGTTGCGCTCGATCAGGACGGCGCGGACGGCTTCGTCCTTGGATGGCAGTTTTTCGAGCAGGAATTCTTCCTCTTCGCGGGTCAGCGGCGGCGGCAGGGCCTCGCTTCCTCCGACATAGTAGATTTCCTCCGGGGTACCGCCGAATTTAAACAGCAGGCGCAGGAACAAAAGTCTCGCCTGCAAGCGCATTTTCAAGGGGATCGGCAATCTCATACAGGTCGTCTCCTCTCATTCCGTTGCTTATTTCATGAGTTTAGCTGGCTGCAACTTCGGGTGGATCCGTTGAGTCCATAGATGCTCTGCTCTCTGCGCTTGCTTCGTCGCCGAGCATGGCGGGGTGCAGGATGGCGCGGTACGAGCCGTCGGCTGCGAGCGGTTTCGGGTTGAGTCCGATCAGCACTTTGCGGCATTCATGGACTTCTCCCGACCCATCGCGGGCCGTCAGACGCACGAGATCCGGGC
The DNA window shown above is from Tumebacillus amylolyticus and carries:
- the sigE gene encoding RNA polymerase sporulation sigma factor SigE, whose product is MPLKMRLQARLLFLRLLFKFGGTPEEIYYVGGSEALPPPLTREEEEFLLEKLPSKDEAVRAVLIERNLRLVVYIARKFENTGINIEDLVSIGTIGLIKAVNTFDPEKKIKLATYASRCIENEILMFLRRNNKIRSEVSFDEPLNVDWDGNELLLSDVLGTENDTIYRDLEEQVDRNLLYKSLEKLTERERKIMEMRFGLTDGKEMTQKDVADLLGISQSYISRLEKRIIKRLRKEFNKML